The genome window TCGGTAGGTATCTTGATTACGATTGCCGGTATTATTGTCGGAATCACTTTTTACAACTATGCCGAAAATTATTATTGGGCACATCAATGAACAATGGAGGTGAAATATAAAATGCTAGAATGGATCGCCCTAGTTGCTGTTCTGCTCTATTTTGTATCGGGTTATTTAATCAAACGTTTGATTAAAAATGAAGGTGCCACTGAAAAAGGTAAATTCATTCTCTACAAATCCCGCTCAGACGCTTTTCCGTTATTCTTGGCAGGCTGGGCCATTATTTATTTAATCAACGAGTTTTTCCACCTAACCTATTCGCAATTTCAAGATGCCATACTTATTGCCGTGTTGAGCGTATACATCATTCAATTTGTTTATTTGCTAAAATATCGAAAGCAGTATCAATAAACTTTGACCAATTAAATTTAATACAGCCTAATGTAAAAAGCTTGGGAATCATCCCAAGCTTTTTGTTTGTTGTTACTCTCTAAATTAAGATTGGTTATTTTCCAACTTTGCTGCTCTAACCCTGAAAATGATGCCACCGATAATAAATAATATGCCTGAGAGTGGAGCTATAAAGATCACTTTGGTCCTGCCTTCTAATAAGAAAATGGTGATATTACTTACGATTAAAAACCCGCCAATAATAAAATATAGTAATGAAATTCTCTTGAGTTCTTTACTGGAATATTTTCTTCTTTTGGACATCTGAAGTTTCCCTCCCTTTCCCCACGTGTTATTGCGGCAATCCACTTCTCTTTAAAATTTCATCTGCGTCCATATAAGTCCATTCGCGTATAGGTAAATCAGGATTCTCCTTTAAAAATTCCCTCATAATCTGATTTCCGATTTTGTAATCAGACCACTGTGGGATTATACGGTTCCCCGCACGCATTTCAGCCAAGTCGTTTGATGTATAGGTGTAGCGTCTGGCGCTTGCCCAGTTCCAAATATTTTGCTCCTCTTCATCGGATAATTCCATTGTCCAAGGGATTTCCATATTGGGAATGACCAGGTTTGCAAAGGAATCAGCCTTACCTTCTACTAAATCATAATCAATTAGGTCCTTTTTTTGATTCTTAATTTTTTCGAAGTATATAGTATGGTGATATTCATGTGCTATCGTGTACGGGACCATTATTTCATCATATTTCTGAGGAGCTATTTGCAGTACAATGAATTGCTCTGGAGTTGAAAAAGCGGCAACTCCTTTCATTTGGCTGATCAAAATGGATTGGTCAGGATTGATTGGAAACAGATAGATCGTTTTCTTGCTGCCGGGTAAGAGCTTAGCAGACTTCTCCAACCCTTCCTTTATTAAACTTGTGATATGTTCATAGTTCTCATCCATTAGCTTGATGGATTCATACAGTCGATCAATATTTATCGGCGCAGCAAAACTATATTTATCTTTCAATGCCAATCCCCTATTCTCGCCAAATCCCTCTTTACGGAAGGGTTCCACCACTGTTGATATGTATAATTCTTTATAATTGGGGTCTTGGCTTTGTTTTACCTTCTTAATGTATTCAAGGATTGGTTCAAAAACGGGCACTATTTTAAACTCTTGTTCTCCCACTTTGAATTGAACGGGAACTGCATTTTGGATCGGCTTCATTTCAGGCTCATTTTTCGGAGTAGCAGTAGTATTCGGTTTTGTTTGTGAAGCTTGTTGAGAAATCTTCTCTTCCGCACAGCCGGACAATAACGATATGAGCAGTACGATTAGAATTACCAAGTATCTATTCATTATCTCGCTCCGTCGTTTCTTTGAAATAAGTGGTAGGAACCATATATCCGCGCAGCGCTATCCAATCTTTATGCCCTTTCACTGAGAAAATCGCTTCGGTCTTATATTCCGTGCGGCCAATCTGTTTGCCAAGAGGATACTCCTCTTTATATATAAAAGGATTTACTGATTTGTATAAATGATCTTTGAACCGAGCGTAATGCACTCGATAGACGTGCCCCCCTGCAAATTCCTCCCCCGCATTATTTTCCACTTGATAGATTGGAAGATTATGCAGACGATGAAAATGGACATAAAGAAAGCCTGCGGCTAAAATCACAAGAAACATACCAGAGATTAGAAGATACTTTACACTTTTTTTCACATTCATCCCCCCATGCCATTAGAAATTATGTATATATACAAATTTTAACAGATTGCAATAAACATTAATATGACGAAATAAGGCTCTTATGGTCTCGGCGCTCCACCTTGTTCTTGCAAAGAAGGAGAACGGCCATTTCTTATTGAAGTAAAGAACCATATTGAATGTAATTGAGGTGCAAAGAATGATCATTAGAACTGTTAAAAAAGAAGAATATCGTTTCATCGAGGACTTTGTGTATGAAGTATTCCTGCATACCAACTTTTCAGATGGCGCCGTTGAAAAATCTCTTGTAAGGGAGATTCGGGAAAAACCATACTACATTCCCCAGTTGGATTTAGTCGCTGAGGAAAATGGGGAAATTGTTGGTCATTTTATGCTGTCCAAGCTTCCGATAAGCAACAAACATGAGGATGAAATCTTGATGCTATCACCTGTCTCGGTAGCCATTCATAAACAGCGGCAGGGTGTTGGTGATTTTATGCTGCGGGAAGGGATTAGGTTGGCTTCAAAAATGGGTTATAAGGGGATAATTGTGGAAGGAGATTACAAGTATTATCCTCGCTTCGGTTTCAAAACCTCTACGGAATTCGGGGTATATCCGTCCGAGAAAAACCTGCCGCCATCCGAGGAGAATTTGATGGCTATGGAGCTGTGTGAAGATGGGTTGAAAGATATCTCGGGAGAAGTGGACTACAGCATTTATCAATCATTGACGCATTGAAAACACGGGGACGGTCCCGGCGCTTCTTTCTAAAAGAAAAAAGGAAGCACGAGAATCGTCCCCGTGCTTCCTTAATTAAAAATTAGAGGAAAAGTAAATGTAACGATTGCTGCCCAGAGTCCATAAATCGGTAAATATTTAGTAACGGCATCTTGGATGGCCGCAAGCCCTGATTTGTTCTGCAGAAAACGGATATAGGTAATCATGATCCAAATCAGATTTGCCCAGATAAGTATGTTTACGCCTAAAACAGAAAGTCTATTAGGAGTAATCCCGTAGGATGA of Falsibacillus pallidus contains these proteins:
- a CDS encoding DUF2268 domain-containing protein; protein product: MNRYLVILIVLLISLLSGCAEEKISQQASQTKPNTTATPKNEPEMKPIQNAVPVQFKVGEQEFKIVPVFEPILEYIKKVKQSQDPNYKELYISTVVEPFRKEGFGENRGLALKDKYSFAAPINIDRLYESIKLMDENYEHITSLIKEGLEKSAKLLPGSKKTIYLFPINPDQSILISQMKGVAAFSTPEQFIVLQIAPQKYDEIMVPYTIAHEYHHTIYFEKIKNQKKDLIDYDLVEGKADSFANLVIPNMEIPWTMELSDEEEQNIWNWASARRYTYTSNDLAEMRAGNRIIPQWSDYKIGNQIMREFLKENPDLPIREWTYMDADEILKRSGLPQ
- a CDS encoding GNAT family N-acetyltransferase; this encodes MIIRTVKKEEYRFIEDFVYEVFLHTNFSDGAVEKSLVREIREKPYYIPQLDLVAEENGEIVGHFMLSKLPISNKHEDEILMLSPVSVAIHKQRQGVGDFMLREGIRLASKMGYKGIIVEGDYKYYPRFGFKTSTEFGVYPSEKNLPPSEENLMAMELCEDGLKDISGEVDYSIYQSLTH